Within the Syntrophorhabdus sp. genome, the region GCAACCTCGACGTGAAGGAAGAAGAGATAGAGGAAATGCAGAAGAGGCTGGCCTTCACGGACGTTTCCCTGGATTCTCCCATTCACGATGAGAGCGACGATACGGTCATGGATATGATCAAGAGCGGAGATGACGTCGAGGAGGTCGTATCGGACAAGGAGAAGCGGGAGATCCTCGCGCAGAGGGTGAAGGAGTTCAAGAAAGATCTCAACCCGAAAGAGATCTTCATTTTCGAACAGAGGATCATGGCGGAAGAACCGCTGACCCTCCAGGAGATAGGCCAGCAGTTCAAGATCTCACGAGAGAGGGCGAGGCAGATCGAGAGCAGGGTCATAAAGAAGTTCAGGGAACGGTTCCAGAACGAGTTTCAGGAGCTTGACCTGTAACCGTTTCGTCATCCCGGGCCTCGAGGTTCAGGTTCACACCCCCGACGGAAGCAACGTCCCTATCCAGAGATTGAGCGTCATGTAATAGGAACTGACCATAAGAAGGCCGAGGAGGATGAGAAGCGCTCCGAGCACCTTCACGGCGTATTGCGCGATGAAGCCGAACCTCTTCAAGAGAATGAACAGTTTGTCGAAGAGGAGCGAGGAGACGACAAAGGGTATCGCCAGTCCGAGAGAATAGAGCGAAAGCAGGTAGGTCCCATGGGAGGTTTTCCCGGCCATGGACGCCACGATGAGGATCGAAGAGAGTGCCGGGCCGACACAGGGCGTCCAGCCCAGGGAGAAGGTCAGGCCGACCACGAAGGAGCCGGCGAGACCGACGGGTTTCTGTTCGAGTTGCATCATGTA harbors:
- a CDS encoding cytochrome c biogenesis protein CcdA, which translates into the protein MEPGGLSAMNVSGLAAFMSGFLSFFTPCILPLVPSYLIYISGITVGDVAAPTKEHRRRVFFHSLSFILGFSFVFVALGVSTSLLGGFFAEYQAYIIRLGGIILILLGLFYLDIIKISFFNRQYMMQLEQKPVGLAGSFVVGLTFSLGWTPCVGPALSSILIVASMAGKTSHGTYLLSLYSLGLAIPFVVSSLLFDKLFILLKRFGFIAQYAVKVLGALLILLGLLMVSSYYMTLNLWIGTLLPSGV